The following is a genomic window from uncultured Propionivibrio sp..
CGCTCGTACCGTCAGTAAGGTAATTTCGTACTCGAAATCGATGAAGCCCTCGACGATGACGCGCCCGCGGCTCACCCGCCCACCCTGCATGGCGTAGTCCCAGGCTTTGGCCACGTCCTGCGGGCCGCGCAACAGCGACTGGCCCTTACCCGAAGAAGACATTGTCGGTTTGACGAGACAGGGATAGCCGATGCCAGCATCGATCGCCGCCTGCAGTTCATCCAGCGAACTGGCAAAGGCGTACGGCGAAGTCGGCATCCCCAACTCCTCAGCCACCAGACGGCGAATGCCTTCGCGATCCATTGTCAGGCGCGTCGCGCGCGCCGTCGGGATGACTTCCGCCAAGCCCTCTTGCTCAATCTCGAGCAGAAGATCGGTTGCGATCGCCTCGATCTCCGGCACCACAAGATGCGGCCGCTCCAGCTCGATGACCGCCCGCAAAGCGGCAGCATCGGTCATCGAAACGACATGCGAACGGTGTGCGACTTGCATGCCAGGTGCATTGTCATAACGATCGACGGCAATCGTCTCGATACCCAGGCGCTGCAACGCGATGATGACTTCCTTGCCGAGCTCGCCGGCCCCCAGCAGCATGACCCGGGTTGCCGAACGCGACAAGGGCGTCCCCAACGCGGTAACAGGTTGAAGACGCGGACCGATAGGAGTCGTGGCCATGGCAGGTTCCAGAAGACGGTGAACGAAGAAGGCGGATTTTACCAGCCTGTGACATGGACTGCCCGGTCACGCCGCCGCCTGGCGGCATATGCTCAACGCAAGTCCGCGACGAGCGCCTTCAATCCGTGCCCGCGCGCCGCAATCCGGGCGCGCTCGCGGTACTGCCGCAGCTTGTCGCAGGCCGGCACCGCCGGCGGCTTCTCGGCGGCCTCGCCGACACCGGGATGATAGACCGGCATCATCGGCCCGCCATGGGAACGTCGCCAATCGCCGACATGAATCTTGCCTTGTGCGACGAGCGCCGCCAGATAGCCGCTGTTCTTGACCGTATTGATTGACAGGCCGGAATACTGCGCAATCTCGCGGTAGGTCAGCGGACCGAAACGGCGCAGGGTCTCGGCGATGCGCACCATGCCAGGAGCATCACGGTTGCTGTCATCGACACGCGGCCGCTTGACGTCTTCCTGATCACCGAGACTGTAGAGTGGCGTGGAGAACCGGCCATTGACCTGGCGCCAGCCGCTGATGAAGAGACATCCGCGTACCCTGAGCGCCTTGATGTATCCGCCGCATGCCAGCGTCGTCATGCCGACAAAGGCCTCCGCCGAAATGTCGGACACCGACATATTCGGTTTCTTTTCGAGCACGCGCAAAATGCGCTGCATGGCCTGGCTGGTATGTGGATCGGGCGTTTTCATGCCGCTACGCTATCAGAGCTGATTGTCCATGACAACCACCGGGCACCGGCACAGCGTCATAAACCCCCCAAAGGCGCAAGAAACGGCGCGGATTCAGCCGACCCCGGTATAATCCGCCTCCGTGGAACACGATGAACTTTACCGAACCCCGACGTCCCGTCTTGCCAGCGTCCTGAAACGCTGGCGCGATCGCGCGCGCCACCTTCCGGCGCTCGAAGAAATCCGCGGCATGGTCGTTCCGGCTGATGCCATTTCGATTCTGCCCGATCCGGCGGCGTTCCGTGAAACGCTTCTGGCACAAATCGCCAACGCCCGGAAGCGTATTCTGATCGCCGCCTTGTACCTGCAGGATGACGACGCCGGACGGGAAATCCTGGCCGCACTTTACGCCGCCCGCGCCGCACACCCGGAGATCGAGATCGCGGTCTTTGTCGACTGGCACCGTGCGCAACGAGGGCTGATCGGCAAGAAGAAATCCGCCGGCAATGCCGCTTTATACCGCGCCGAAGCCGAACGACTCGGCCCGGGCGTCACCGTCTACGGCGTTCCCGTCCAACGGCGCGAACTGCTCGGCGTGCTCCACCTGAAAGGCTTCGTTTTCGACGACACCGTTCTCTACAGCGGCGCCAGCCTCAACGACGTTTACCTGCAACGACACGGGCGTTACCGGCTTGATCGCTACCATCTGATCCAGCACCGCGAACTCGCGGACTGCATGGCGCGTCTGCTGACAGAGACGATCGTCCCTCATCCGGCGGTGCACGCGCTCGACAAGCCGGATACGCCAGCGACGGCACGCTTGAAACCGGCGATTGCCGACCTGAGGCGAACGCTTGCCGCGGCACGCTACCGATTCAACGCAGCGACGCCAGCCGACTCGGACGTCAGCATCACCCCCCTGATCGGCTTGGGACTCCGGCACAACGAACTGAATCGCGTGCTCCTGCAACTGGTCCTGCAGGCGCGAAGCCAGCTGACGCTCTTCACCCCGTACTTCAACCTCCCGGGCTCGCTGCAGCGCGCACTGCGCCGGGCAATTCGCGCGGGGTGCCGCATCACGATCGTGCTCGGCGACAAGACAGCCAACGACTTCTACATTCCACCGACCGAACCATTCAAGACGATCGGCGCACTGCCCTATCTTTACGAAGCCAACCTGCGCCGTTTCTGCAAACGTCATCAGCGCGCCATTGCTACCGGCATGCTCAACGTGCATATCTGGAAGGACGGCGACAATACTTTCCATCTCAAAGGCATGATCGCCGATGAAGAGCGCATCCTGCTGACAGGAAACAATCTCAATCCGCGCGCCTGGCGACTGGACCTGGAAAACGGCCTGCTGATCCACGACCCGAACCACCTGCTGGCAGGGCAGCATCAGAGCGAACTCGACCGCATCCTCACCAATACGGTCCGCCTTGCCCGCTACGACGCACTCGAGACGGTTGATCACTATCCACCACCGGTACAACGGCTGATTCGGCGCCTCGCCCGCATCCGCGCCGACCGGCTGATCAACCAGATGTTATAGCGCTGTCATAGGCAGATAGACGCTGACGCGCAAACCGCCCTCCGGACGGTTCTCCGCCTTGATCTGGCCGCCATAGTTTTCGACGATCTGACGCGCGATCACGAGCCCCAAGCCATGGCCGCTCACGCCACTCGTTCGCGCACCACGATAGAAGGGCTGAAAGATCTGCTCGGTTTCGCTGCTCAGCACGCCGGGGCCGCGGTCTTCCACCTGAACGCACGCGATATCGCCCCGAACGCTCAGGGACAGGCGAACCCATTTCCCGTCGGCTGCGTGCGTCATCGCATTGCGCAACAAGTTGTCGAAGACACGGTGCAATAACTCGGGATCGCCCATGACGCGAACCGCCGTCATGTCCCCCCCCCTCGAATTCGAGGGTAAACCTCTGCTGAGTCGCCTGCGGCTCGGCATCGGAAACGACATTGCCGAGCACCTCGGCAACAATGACCGGCTCGTCGACACGCTCAACCATCCCGGCTTCGAGACGCGACAGCGTCAACAACTCGCTGATGAGGCGATCCATCCGTTCCGACTCTCGTTCCAATCGCTGCAAGCAATCCTCTAGACGATCCGGCTGCTGGCGAGCAATGCCTATCACCGCCGTCAGTCGCGCCAGCGGCGCCCGCAGCTCATGCGACACGTCGAAAAGCAGACGGCGCTGACCTTCCATGAGGTGTGCCAGACGTGTCGCCATATGATCGAACTCCTCGCACAGCTCGGTCAATTCGTCCTCACGACGCCCCATCGACGCCGCAAGCCCGGGCGACAGCTTGCCTCCGCCCGCCGCGCGCAACGCGTCTTTCAAACGCCGAATCGGACGGGCGACATAGCTGGCCAAAAGCGCCGCGAACACCAGGCTGACGACCGCGCCGGCCAAGAGATGTTCGATCGGGAGTCTCGCTGGCCGCGGAATGAAGCCGGGCGGTGGAGGTCCCTCGGGCCGCCCCGAAGGCCCCCCCTCGGATTCAGGGCCGTGAAAGCGGACGTCGGGGGGAGGTGGCGGCGGATGATCGAAACCGTGAATCGGCTTGGTCGCCCAGATCGCCAAGCCAACCCCGACCACGGCAAGCAACTGCGCCAGAAAAAAGAAACAGAGGAACTTCCAGTACAGACGACCGGGCCTGAAACGGGGCATGTCCGCCCTCCCCTCAATCGATCAACAGCTGATAACCCTTGCGCAGCACGGCCTGGATGCGCGGGCGGCCGTCGTTCAGCGGCGGCAGCTTCCGCCGGATGCTGCTCAAATGCACATCGATGCTGCGATCATAGCGCTGATGCGGGCGACCAAGCCCTTGTTCCGAGAGGGTGTCCTTGCTGACCACCTGCCCGGCCCGCTGAATCAGCACCTCAAGCAGGTTGAATTCGGCATTGGTGAGGTTGATATCCTGTTCGCCCCAGGAGATTTTTCGCCGGGCCGATCTCAGGACGAGCTCGCCAACACGGACCGTATCACTCTCGCCCTGCCTGCCTGTCTCGCCGAAAGCCAGCGTACGCCGCAGGATCGCCCGCAAGCGGGCGCTGAGTTCGCGCGGCGTGCAGGGCTTCGGCACATAGTCATCGGCGCCGAGTTCCAACCCCTGAATACGACTTTCATCGTCGCCACGTCCGGTCAGCATCAACACCGGGATGCTGCTTTTCGCCCGAATCCGCCGCAACACCTCGATACCACTTATCCCCGGCATCATCACATCGACGACAGCGATATCAGGCAAGGGACCGGCAAACAGCATCTGAATCGCCGTTTCGCCGTCGTTTGCCTGCGACACGCGAAAGCCATCGCTGCGCAGGTAGAAATTCAGCAGCGATACCAATTCGACATCGTCATCGACCAGCAATACATGGGGAGCTTCAGTGGAATTCATGACGGAATGATAACCAAGTCGATCGTTGACGGGACGCGCTCTTTACGCGTATTTACAGTCATAGGAAAAATCTTGCCGGGCGACCGGCAAAACACTGCATGTCGCGGATTATATTCGTATTTTTCCGACAAATCCGGACGCAAAAGACGTTCTTAACACGTCATCTTCGCCCTATCGCCGCTTCCCTGCGGAAATCGCCGTCAATGACAAGCGAATTCTTTACAGAACTTTTCACCGCTTAACCCGGAACCGCCTTCGGCACGCCGGTTTCTGGCCGATATCTTGCCTATGGCATGTCGAACCGGCTGCGGCCGATTCATTTTCATTCATATTGAGGAGAATGCGATGAGTTCCATCAGTGGCATTGGCAGTTACTACAACACAAGCAGCTATTTGAGCACGGCGAGTACGAAGCGGCCGAGCAGCGACGAAATTGCCAGCGATCTCTTTTCCGTACTCGACCGGTCGGGCAAGGGCTATATCGAAGAGAGCGACCTGGAATCCGCACTGTCGGGCCTCAGTTCCACATCCGGCACGACATCGAATGCCAGCGGACTCTTCTCGCAGCTCGACTCCGACGGTGACGGAAAAGTCACGGAGTCGGAGATGTCGGCAAGTCTGGCGAAACTCGCCGACCAGCTCGATGCCCAGTTCAATCAATCGCGCATGCAGAACGCGACGGGATCGATGCCGCCTCCGCCTCCGCCGCAGAACGACACCGGGTTCACCCAGGACGAACTGAAACAACAACTCTCGGAAATTAGCAGTGGCAGCAGTAGCAACGACAGCCAACGTGCCGACCTGATCAGCAACATCGTCAGCAACTTCACTGCGGCCGACACCAACGGAAATGGCAAGGTGACTTTCGAGGAAGCCATGGCCTATCAGAAATCGACGACGAGCGCGACCTCATCGTCGACCAGCAGTTCATCATCGACGTCGACCGGTTCCGACACCTCGAGCAATACTTCGAGCACCGGCACACAAAACGCCGATGCGCAGATGTTCCGGCAGTTGATGGATATCCTGCGGGTCTACGGCGATGGCACGAGTAACAGCAGCACGCGCAACTCACTGATATCGACGTTGGCCTGATGGCGCAGAACGACTCCGGCTCGTGCGCGCGAGCCGGAGCGAAGACGCTCACCGTATGCAGCCCTCGGATCAGGCGTTGGTAACGCCGCTGAGTACCTGACCGGCAGGCCCGGCCCTGGACGCCGACTCGCAATGTCCGGTCTGATCGTCGAAGAAGAAATCCGGTTCGAATTCCGCCAGAAACGGTCCTTTCTCCAGACCGCCGAGGAACATCGCCTCGTCCACAGAAACGCCCCAATCGATAAGCGTGCGGATGGCGCGCTCGTGGGCCGGCGCGCTCCGGGCGGTCACCAGCGCCGTACGCAAGCGGACCGGGACCGAAGGCCCCGTCGCGCGCTGAAGCCTTTGCAGCGCCTCCAGCAACGGCTTGAACGGACCAGGAGGAAGTGGACGCGCCACATGCGCCCGCTCATGGGCGTGGAAGCGTGCCAGGCCATCCTGCTGGTAGATGCGCTCGGCCTCGTCGGAGAACAGGACGGCATCACCGTCAAACGCAATCCGCAACTCATCGGCATGGCGCTCGGTATCGACATGCGAATGCGCAAATACCTGGGCGGCGGGAAAGCCGGCTTCAAGCGCCTTGCGCACATCATCGGCGTTGGCCGACAGGAACAGATGTGCGCCAAGCGGGTCGAGAAAACGATACGGCGCCCGCCCCCGGGTGAAGACGCCGCGGCCGAGATCCAGGCCGTTCTCATCCGCTGAACGGAAGACGCGCAGCCCCGACACCGGATCGTTGCGGGAAAGAATGACGATTTCAACCCGATGCACACCGTCGGCATTGAACGCCAGGAGCTTCTTCGCCAGCGGGAAGGCAACGCCCGGCGGCGCCGGGCGATCCAGCCGATCCGACTGTAGCTGCATGTACGCCCGGTCATCCATTTCTTCGAAAACGCGGTTTTCCTCCTCGAAATCGAAGAGCGCCCTCGACGACAGCGCAACGACCAGCTTGTTATCCAGCGTTACAGGCATGCAAGACCTCCGTTTCCCAATCAAGGCAAGGATTCATCCCAGCCCCCATTTTAGCTTCCTAGAGTTGCGCCGACGGCTATGCCATAATCAATTCGAGTATGCCGCATCCGGACACCGACAACATCCGCCAAGGAGGAGTCATGAACGTACGCCAGCGGCCACTGGCCCAGCAATTGAGTATCGTCATCCTGCTGACCACCGTGTTCGTTTTCGCTGTTCTGGTCACCACGCTCTCCATTCTGTCAAATCGGGCTGCCGTAAGCCAGGCCGAGACGGCCATTCAGGGGCGTGTCACGGCGCTCGCCGCCGCCATCGCCGACAGTCTCGACAACGCCAAGGATACGGCCAAATCCGGCATGAGTATCGCCAACAAGATGCTGCCCGGCAGCATCACGCTTTCCGACGAGAAGGCGCCAGCCGGCGACGTTGCCGCCGTCCCCGTGCTCAAGGCCGGCGGCGTCACCCTCAACAACAATCTCGAATTGCTGGCGAAGATCCGCGATCTGCTGCGCGCCGACCCGGCAGTCATGGTCAAGCTCGGTGACCAATTCGTCCGCGTCACCACGTTCCTGAAAAATCCCGCCGGCAAGTCGCAGGTCGGCGTCCCGCTGCCCACGGCGGGTCCCGAAACGCGCGCAGTGAAGGATGGCAAGCCCTACAGCGGCCTCGTCAATCGGGATGGCGTCTATTACGTCTCGCATTTCGAACCGATCATCATCGACGGCGCCGTCGTCGGCGCCCTGTCAATTCGCGTCAATGTCGATAGCATCCTCAAGCGGGTCAAGGACAGCATTCAGGCGTTCCAGGTCGGGGAGACCGGTTACGCCTTCATCGTCGCGCCCGGAAAAACGGTGGAAGATGCGGTCATCGTCGCTCATCGCGACGCAAGGCTCATCGGCAAATCGGTCAAGGAACTTGCGAATCCGGCTATCACCGAGTTCGTCAAGCTCATGGTTGAGAAGCGTAGCGGCACGCTGTATTACGACTGGACCGGAGAAGACGGCAAGTCGGGACGCAAACTTGCGGCACTCGCGGAACTGAAGGACTCTGGCTGGATCGTCGGCGCCGGCACCTGGGTGGATGAGTTCACGCTCGATGCCCGCAAGATCCGCAACATCACGATTGGCATACTTGTCGGCGCCGCCGCGTTGCTGGTCGTTGTCGCCGCCTTCTACACCAGTCGGCGCCTCGCGCCGCTGTCGACGATGGCCGAGACCCTGACCGCCATGGGCGATGGCGATCTGCGCCGGGCCATCGCGGAAGGCGATCCGAACAGCCGCGATGAAACTGCGCAGTTGGCAGTCGCACTGAAACGCATGCGTGACGGCCTGACGCAGATGATCGGCCAGATTGGTGCTGCGACGACCGACATGACGGTTGCCGCCGAAGCGATGAACAGCACCGCCCAAAGCGTGATGAACGGCTCCGAGCAGCAAAGCCAATCCGCTGCCAGCCTCGCCGCGGCGGTCGAGGAAGTGTCGGTATCCATCTCCCACGTATCCACCAATGCCGGCGATGCCGAACGGTTGGTCACCGAATCGGCGGCGGCCGCGCATCTCGGCAACCAGCGCGTCGGCGAAGTCGTCAGCGAATTTACCGGGATCGAACGCGACATCCGCGAAACCGCAACGGTGGTCCATCAACTCGGCGAACGTACCGCGAACATCAC
Proteins encoded in this region:
- a CDS encoding EF-hand domain-containing protein, which codes for MSSISGIGSYYNTSSYLSTASTKRPSSDEIASDLFSVLDRSGKGYIEESDLESALSGLSSTSGTTSNASGLFSQLDSDGDGKVTESEMSASLAKLADQLDAQFNQSRMQNATGSMPPPPPPQNDTGFTQDELKQQLSEISSGSSSNDSQRADLISNIVSNFTAADTNGNGKVTFEEAMAYQKSTTSATSSSTSSSSSTSTGSDTSSNTSSTGTQNADAQMFRQLMDILRVYGDGTSNSSTRNSLISTLA
- a CDS encoding 5'-nucleotidase is translated as MPVTLDNKLVVALSSRALFDFEEENRVFEEMDDRAYMQLQSDRLDRPAPPGVAFPLAKKLLAFNADGVHRVEIVILSRNDPVSGLRVFRSADENGLDLGRGVFTRGRAPYRFLDPLGAHLFLSANADDVRKALEAGFPAAQVFAHSHVDTERHADELRIAFDGDAVLFSDEAERIYQQDGLARFHAHERAHVARPLPPGPFKPLLEALQRLQRATGPSVPVRLRTALVTARSAPAHERAIRTLIDWGVSVDEAMFLGGLEKGPFLAEFEPDFFFDDQTGHCESASRAGPAGQVLSGVTNA
- the purT gene encoding formate-dependent phosphoribosylglycinamide formyltransferase; translation: MATTPIGPRLQPVTALGTPLSRSATRVMLLGAGELGKEVIIALQRLGIETIAVDRYDNAPGMQVAHRSHVVSMTDAAALRAVIELERPHLVVPEIEAIATDLLLEIEQEGLAEVIPTARATRLTMDREGIRRLVAEELGMPTSPYAFASSLDELQAAIDAGIGYPCLVKPTMSSSGKGQSLLRGPQDVAKAWDYAMQGGRVSRGRVIVEGFIDFEYEITLLTVRAVGASGAIETHFCAPVGHLQVSGDYVESWQPQAMSPVALEKAREIAAAVTANLGGRGLFGVELFVRGDQVWFSEVSPRPHDTGLVTLASQRFSEFELHARAILGLPVDVSLRAPGASAVIYGGVDATAIAFSGVAEALAVPDTDLRLFGKPESFKKRRMGVAVATAVTTDEARQRAKLAASRVKPIES
- the pssA gene encoding CDP-diacylglycerol--serine O-phosphatidyltransferase — encoded protein: MEHDELYRTPTSRLASVLKRWRDRARHLPALEEIRGMVVPADAISILPDPAAFRETLLAQIANARKRILIAALYLQDDDAGREILAALYAARAAHPEIEIAVFVDWHRAQRGLIGKKKSAGNAALYRAEAERLGPGVTVYGVPVQRRELLGVLHLKGFVFDDTVLYSGASLNDVYLQRHGRYRLDRYHLIQHRELADCMARLLTETIVPHPAVHALDKPDTPATARLKPAIADLRRTLAAARYRFNAATPADSDVSITPLIGLGLRHNELNRVLLQLVLQARSQLTLFTPYFNLPGSLQRALRRAIRAGCRITIVLGDKTANDFYIPPTEPFKTIGALPYLYEANLRRFCKRHQRAIATGMLNVHIWKDGDNTFHLKGMIADEERILLTGNNLNPRAWRLDLENGLLIHDPNHLLAGQHQSELDRILTNTVRLARYDALETVDHYPPPVQRLIRRLARIRADRLINQML
- a CDS encoding response regulator transcription factor, producing MNSTEAPHVLLVDDDVELVSLLNFYLRSDGFRVSQANDGETAIQMLFAGPLPDIAVVDVMMPGISGIEVLRRIRAKSSIPVLMLTGRGDDESRIQGLELGADDYVPKPCTPRELSARLRAILRRTLAFGETGRQGESDTVRVGELVLRSARRKISWGEQDINLTNAEFNLLEVLIQRAGQVVSKDTLSEQGLGRPHQRYDRSIDVHLSSIRRKLPPLNDGRPRIQAVLRKGYQLLID
- a CDS encoding Cache 3/Cache 2 fusion domain-containing protein, with the translated sequence MNVRQRPLAQQLSIVILLTTVFVFAVLVTTLSILSNRAAVSQAETAIQGRVTALAAAIADSLDNAKDTAKSGMSIANKMLPGSITLSDEKAPAGDVAAVPVLKAGGVTLNNNLELLAKIRDLLRADPAVMVKLGDQFVRVTTFLKNPAGKSQVGVPLPTAGPETRAVKDGKPYSGLVNRDGVYYVSHFEPIIIDGAVVGALSIRVNVDSILKRVKDSIQAFQVGETGYAFIVAPGKTVEDAVIVAHRDARLIGKSVKELANPAITEFVKLMVEKRSGTLYYDWTGEDGKSGRKLAALAELKDSGWIVGAGTWVDEFTLDARKIRNITIGILVGAAALLVVVAAFYTSRRLAPLSTMAETLTAMGDGDLRRAIAEGDPNSRDETAQLAVALKRMRDGLTQMIGQIGAATTDMTVAAEAMNSTAQSVMNGSEQQSQSAASLAAAVEEVSVSISHVSTNAGDAERLVTESAAAAHLGNQRVGEVVSEFTGIERDIRETATVVHQLGERTANITQVVQIIKEIADQTNLLALNAAIEAARAGESGRGFAVVADEVRKLAERTAASTTEISGTITTVQQDSQEIVTRIGNLAQRITEGVGAAGAAGDTLNDIERESQIAVTAVKEIANSTGEQSAATHDIAQGVENIARMAEANRQASEQNNEGAERLHQLAETLNQAVVRFRI
- a CDS encoding ATP-binding protein; the protein is MTAVRVMGDPELLHRVFDNLLRNAMTHAADGKWVRLSLSVRGDIACVQVEDRGPGVLSSETEQIFQPFYRGARTSGVSGHGLGLVIARQIVENYGGQIKAENRPEGGLRVSVYLPMTAL